Part of the Pseudomonas baltica genome is shown below.
CGTGAAGTGACGATGCTGGGGCAGAACGTCAACGGTTATCGCGGGCTGACCCACGATGGCCGCCTGGCCGACCTCGCCGAGCTGATCCGCACCGTGGCCACCATCGAGGGTATCGAGCGCATCCGCTACACCACTTCGCACCCGCTGGAGTTCTCCGACAGCCTGATACTGGCCCACGCTGAAGTCCCGCAACTGGTCAAGCACCTGCATCTACCAGTGCAATCGGGCTCGGACCGCATCCTGGCGGCCATGAAGCGCAACCACACGGCGCTGGAGTACAAGTCACGGATTCGCAAGCTGCGCGCGGCGGTACCGGATATCTGCATCAGCTCGGACTTCATCATCGGCTTCCCTGGCGAAACCGAAAAAGACTTCGAACAGACCATGAAGCTGGTAGCGGATGTCGGCTTCGATTTTTCCTACTCGTTCGTCTACAGCCAGCGCCCGGGCACCCCGGCCGCCGACCTTGCCGACGACACCCCGGAAGAGGTGAAAAAGCAGCGCCTCAACGCACTGCAACAGCGCCTCAACCAGCAGGGCTTCGAGATCAGCCGACAGATGGTTGGCAGCACCCAGCGCATTCTGGTCACGGACTATTCACGCAAGGACCCAGGCCAGTTGCAAGGGCGTACCGAGAACAACCGGATCGTCAACTTCACCTGCGACGATGCCCGTTTGATCGGCCAATTCGTCGACGTGCATATCGACGATGCCCAACCGCACTCGCTGCGCGGCTCGTTGCGCTGAACGCTTCGCGCGCAAAGCTTGCTCCCACTGACAACCTTATCCAGTGTGAGAGCGGGCTTGTGCGTTCGGCGGCGAAGAGGCCCGGATATATCACGCAAATGAACGGTCAGAACACTTTGCCCCTGCCGCAGCGAGCCATCAATTAACCGCTTTCGCACACAAGCTGCAGGGTTTATCCTTGAGTCCATCTAAATTGCCGTCGGGCGGCCATAAACGACCTTGAACGCACCCATAGAACCTCATCGCTTCATCCTCGAGCCCTTTGAAGCTCGCCGATTCGCCAACCTGTGCGGACAGTTCGACGAGCACCTGCGCCTCATCGAACAACGCCTCGACATCGAGATCCGCAACCGCGGAAACCAGTTCGAGCTCATTGGCGAGCCCTCCACCACCGCCTCCGCCGAGCAACTGCTGCGTCGCCTGTACCGGGAAACCAAAGGCAGCGAGCTGTCGCCCGATACCGTGCACCTGTACTTGCAGGAGTCGGCCGTTCAGGAGCTGAGCAACCCCGCCCAGAACGAAGTCGCCGTGGCCTTGCGTACGCGCAAAGGCATGATCCGCCCTCGCGGGCTGAACCAACAGCGCTACGTGAAGGAGATCCTCGGCAACGATATCAACTTCGGTATCGGCCCAGCGGGCACCGGCAAGACCTACCTGGCCGTGGCCTGCGCCGTCGATGCCCTGGAGCGCGAGCAAGTGCGCCGCATCCTATTGGTGCGTCCGGCGGTAGAAGCGGGCGAAAAGCTCGGCTTCCTGCCCGGCGACCTGGCACAGAAGATCGATCCGTACCTGCGCCCGCTCTATGACGCCCTGTACGAAATGTTCGGCTTCGAGCACGTAACCAAGTTGATCGAGCGCCAGATCATCGAGATCGCCCCGCTGGCCTACATGCGCGGCCGCACGCTCAACAACAGCTTCATCATTCTCGACGAGAGCCAGAACACCACCGTCGAGCAGATGAAAATGTTCCTCACCCGTATCGGTTTCGGCTCCACGGCCGTGATCACCGGTGACGTCACCCAGGTCGATCTGCCCAAGGGCACCAAGTCCGGCCTGGCGCATGTCATTGAGGTACTGGACGGCGTACCTGGCATCAGCTTCACCCATTTCAAGCCCAAGGATGTGGTGCGTCACCCGCTGGTGCAACGCATCGTCGAGGCCTACGAGCGCTTCGAGAATCGCGACGTCGAGGCCGGCAAAGCCAAACATGGTTGAAATTGACCTGCAACGGGCCAGCCAGAGCGCCGGCCCCAGCGATGCCGACTTTCGCCAATGGTGCGAACTGGCCCTGCGCCAGCGCAAAGGCGACTCGGAGTTGACCATTCGCCTGGTCGACGAGGCCGAAGGACGCGAGCTGAACCATACCTATCGGCATAAGGATTACGCCACCAACGTCCTCTCCTTCCCGGCTGACGTCCCTGACGACATGCTCGATATCCCGCTGCTCGGCGATCTGGTCATCTGTGTCCAGGTGGTCGAACGCGAGGCTCAAGAGCAAGGCAAGGCGCTCGATAGCCACTGGGCTCATCTGGTGATTCATGGCTGCCTGCATTTACTCGGCTACGATCATATCGATGACGAAGAAGCCGACGAGATGGAAGCACTGGAACGGACGTTGCTTGCACAATTGGGTCACCCGGACCCTTATGCCGATGACGAAGACGATTTCCCTACCCACGCAACGACAAAGGAACACGAGTAAGCGCCATGAGCGAAGACCGATCGAGCAACGGGCAAAAGTCCTGGCTGGGTAAACTCACCCAAGCTTTTGCCCATGAGCCGAAAAACCGCCAAGAGCTCCTCGAGCTGTTGCGCGAGGCGCACCAGAACAAGCTGCTGGACAGCGAAGCGCTGACCATCGTCGAAGGCGCCATCCAGGTCGCCGACCTGCAAGTGCGCGACATCATGGTGCCGCGCTCGCAGGTCATGAGCATCCGCGCCACGCAGACCCCTCGCGAATTCCTCCCGGCCGTCATCGACGCGGCCCACTCGCGCTATCCGGTCATTGGCGAAAGTCACGACGAAGTCCTCGGCGTGCTACTGGCCAAGGACTTGCTGCCGCTGATCCTCAAGGAGAACGGCGACACCTTCAACATCAAGGATCTGCTACGCCCGGCCACGTTCGTGCCGGAGTCAAAGCGCCTCAACGTGCTGCTGCGCGAGTTCCGCGCCAACCATAACCACATGGCCATCGTCATCGACGAATACGGCGGCGTGGCGGGCCTGGTGACCATTGAAGACGTGCTGGAGCAGATCGTTGGCGATATCGAAGACGAACACGATGTCGAAGAAGACAGCTACATCAAGCCACTGCCCAGCGGTGACTTCCTGATCAAGGCGCTGACGCCGATCGAGAACTTCAACGAGTTCTTCGACACCGAGTTCTCCGACGATGAATTCGATACCGTCGGCGGCCTGGTCATGAGCGCCTTCGGCCATCTGCCCAAGCGCAACGAGACCACCGAAATCGGTGACTATCGCTTCCGCATCCTCAATGCCGACAGCCGCCGCATTCACTTGCTGCGTATCTCCCCTCTCTCTCGCCAGGTTTGACCCTTAAGGATCATGATGCGCTGGATCACCCGCCCCGGCTGGCCCGGTAACCTGCTGGCCGTGCTGGCCGGCGCCCTGACCACCCTGGCCCTGGCGCCCTACGATATCTGGCCATTGGCGCTGATATCGCTGGGGATGCTGTACCTCGGTTTGCGCGATCTGACCCCGCGTCAAGCGCTGGGCCGCGGCTGGTGCTACGGCTTCGGCATCTTTGGCGCCGGGACCAGCTGGATCTACGTCAGCATCCATAACTTCGGCGGCGCCTCGGTGCTGCTGGCCGGCTTCCTGATGTTGTTGTTCTGTGCCGCAGTGGCCTGGTTCTTCGCCCTGCCAACCTGGCTGTGGGCGCGCTGGCTACGGCGCAACGAAGCCCCCCTGGCAGATGCCTTGACCTTCGCGGCACTGTGGATGGCTCAGGAAGCCTTCCGGGGTTGGTTCCTGACCGGCTTCCCGTGGATGTACTCCGGCTACAGTCAGCTTGACGGCCCGCTGGCCGGGCTGGCCCCGGTGGGTGGCGTGTGGCTGATTTCCTTCGTTCTGGCCTTGAGCGCGGCATTGCTATGCAACCTGCCAGGGCAGCGCTTGCGTCAGCGCAAAGCCTTCATGGCGGCCGGCGTGGTGTTGCTGGTGGCGCCTTGGGCGGCAAGTGTGGCGCTCAAGAGCCATGCCTGGACCCGACCCGCTGGTGCACCACTAAGCATCGCCGCCATGCAAGGCAACATCGAGCAGGAAATGAAGTGGGACCCGGAGCAGGTCAATGCGCAGCTGGCGTTGTACCGCGACATGACGTTCACCGCCCGGCGCACTGACCTGGTGATCTGGCCGGAGACTGCCGTGCCGATCCTGCTGGATCAGGCCACGGGCTATCTGGCCATGATGGGCAAAGTTGCCGCCGAGCGAAATTCAGCGCTGATCACCGGGGTACCGATCCGCCAGGAATCCAATGGCGAGCGACGCTTCTACAACGGCATCACGGTGACTGGCGAGGGCGAAGGCACCTACCTGAAGCAAAAACTGGTGCCATTCGGTGAGTACGTGCCGCTGCAGGACCTGCTGCGTGGGCTGATCAGCTTCTTCGACCTGCCCATGTCTGACTTCGCCCGAGGCGCCAGCGATCAGACGTTGCTGCGCGCCAAGGGTTATTCGATCGCGACGTTCATCTGCTATGAAGTGGTGTATCCCGAGTTCGCCGCTGGCCAGTCGGCGCGCAGCGATCTGTTGCTCACCATCAGCAACGACACTTGGTTCGGCACCTCGATCGGCCCGCTGCAGCACTTGCAGATGGCTCAGATGCGCGCACTGGAAGCCGGCCGCTGGATGATCCGCGCCACCAACAATGGCGTCACGGCGCTGATCGACCCGCACGGGCAGATCACCGAGCAGATCCCGCAGTTCAAGCAAGGCATCATGTACGGCGACGTCACGCCGATGGAGGGCCTGACGCCGTATCTGCGCTGGAGGTCCTGGCCGATGCTGTTCGTCTGCCTGGCACTGTTTGGCTGGGCGCTGTTGGCATCGCGGATGGCGAAGACGGTCTGAGTGGATGAGTTCACGGCAACTATGTTTGCCATACCGGCCCCTTCGGCGGCGAAGGGGCAAGTCGGCAACCGCTCACCTACCGGTAGAACACCCGATACCCCACCGCCCCTACCGCCTCGTTGAGCAACTGCGCATTGCGCCAGAACGCTCGACTCTCCGGCAGCCACCCCCCCAGCGGGGTGTCCTGATCCACCCCCATGAACCCCACCGGACCGGCCACCACGGTCAACCCGGCATGCTCGAAACTCCATACCGCTCGCGGCATATGCCATGCCTGGGTGACCACCACGACCCGCTGGATACCCTCGGCCTTGAGCATCCGCGCACTGAATTGAGCGTTCTCCCAAGTCGTGCGGCTTGCTTCTT
Proteins encoded:
- a CDS encoding HlyC/CorC family transporter codes for the protein MSEDRSSNGQKSWLGKLTQAFAHEPKNRQELLELLREAHQNKLLDSEALTIVEGAIQVADLQVRDIMVPRSQVMSIRATQTPREFLPAVIDAAHSRYPVIGESHDEVLGVLLAKDLLPLILKENGDTFNIKDLLRPATFVPESKRLNVLLREFRANHNHMAIVIDEYGGVAGLVTIEDVLEQIVGDIEDEHDVEEDSYIKPLPSGDFLIKALTPIENFNEFFDTEFSDDEFDTVGGLVMSAFGHLPKRNETTEIGDYRFRILNADSRRIHLLRISPLSRQV
- the miaB gene encoding tRNA (N6-isopentenyl adenosine(37)-C2)-methylthiotransferase MiaB — encoded protein: MAKKLYIETHGCQMNEYDSSRMVDLLGEHQGLEVTARAEDADVILLNTCSIRERAQDRVFSQLGRWRELKLEKPDMVIAVGGCVASQEGQAIRDRAPYVDVVFGPQTLHRLPEMINAVRTTKLPQVDISFPEIEKFDHLPEPRIDGPTAYVSIMEGCSKYCTFCVVPYTRGEEVSRPFDDVLGEIIHLADNGVREVTMLGQNVNGYRGLTHDGRLADLAELIRTVATIEGIERIRYTTSHPLEFSDSLILAHAEVPQLVKHLHLPVQSGSDRILAAMKRNHTALEYKSRIRKLRAAVPDICISSDFIIGFPGETEKDFEQTMKLVADVGFDFSYSFVYSQRPGTPAADLADDTPEEVKKQRLNALQQRLNQQGFEISRQMVGSTQRILVTDYSRKDPGQLQGRTENNRIVNFTCDDARLIGQFVDVHIDDAQPHSLRGSLR
- the ybeY gene encoding rRNA maturation RNase YbeY encodes the protein MVEIDLQRASQSAGPSDADFRQWCELALRQRKGDSELTIRLVDEAEGRELNHTYRHKDYATNVLSFPADVPDDMLDIPLLGDLVICVQVVEREAQEQGKALDSHWAHLVIHGCLHLLGYDHIDDEEADEMEALERTLLAQLGHPDPYADDEDDFPTHATTKEHE
- a CDS encoding PhoH family protein, whose amino-acid sequence is MNAPIEPHRFILEPFEARRFANLCGQFDEHLRLIEQRLDIEIRNRGNQFELIGEPSTTASAEQLLRRLYRETKGSELSPDTVHLYLQESAVQELSNPAQNEVAVALRTRKGMIRPRGLNQQRYVKEILGNDINFGIGPAGTGKTYLAVACAVDALEREQVRRILLVRPAVEAGEKLGFLPGDLAQKIDPYLRPLYDALYEMFGFEHVTKLIERQIIEIAPLAYMRGRTLNNSFIILDESQNTTVEQMKMFLTRIGFGSTAVITGDVTQVDLPKGTKSGLAHVIEVLDGVPGISFTHFKPKDVVRHPLVQRIVEAYERFENRDVEAGKAKHG
- the lnt gene encoding apolipoprotein N-acyltransferase yields the protein MRWITRPGWPGNLLAVLAGALTTLALAPYDIWPLALISLGMLYLGLRDLTPRQALGRGWCYGFGIFGAGTSWIYVSIHNFGGASVLLAGFLMLLFCAAVAWFFALPTWLWARWLRRNEAPLADALTFAALWMAQEAFRGWFLTGFPWMYSGYSQLDGPLAGLAPVGGVWLISFVLALSAALLCNLPGQRLRQRKAFMAAGVVLLVAPWAASVALKSHAWTRPAGAPLSIAAMQGNIEQEMKWDPEQVNAQLALYRDMTFTARRTDLVIWPETAVPILLDQATGYLAMMGKVAAERNSALITGVPIRQESNGERRFYNGITVTGEGEGTYLKQKLVPFGEYVPLQDLLRGLISFFDLPMSDFARGASDQTLLRAKGYSIATFICYEVVYPEFAAGQSARSDLLLTISNDTWFGTSIGPLQHLQMAQMRALEAGRWMIRATNNGVTALIDPHGQITEQIPQFKQGIMYGDVTPMEGLTPYLRWRSWPMLFVCLALFGWALLASRMAKTV